In one Dermacentor variabilis isolate Ectoservices chromosome 4, ASM5094787v1, whole genome shotgun sequence genomic region, the following are encoded:
- the LOC142578537 gene encoding uncharacterized protein LOC142578537, translating into MSKALSQKFGTSHRTKQWHYGANTQRIRQDDHGFFYKFFRKVPQLLDKLLSFLAEDLTRQHHIRETPGAWRTTCCSIEKQCFLTYPAYDCLLKPVMLLTADCCGVPQNPQEPELLETSVIQEIPKCPETPQTHATPKTESMLALVTLHLTVMALEVLPDLKTGTFFVKMSAALPSSLDGGTGGRLADILHVSVIRVAHTVNV; encoded by the exons ATGTCCAAGGCATTGTCACAGAAGTTCGGCACGTCGCATCGCACCAAGCAGTGGCACTACGGTGCCAAC acgcaacggatacgtcaggatgaccacggatttttctacaagttctttcgcaaggtgccgcagctcttggacaagctattgagctttttagcagaggacctcacacggcagcaccacattcgagaaacccctggagcctggagaacgacttgctgtagcattgag aagcaatgcttcctaacgtatccagcctacgactgcctgctgaagccagtgatgcttctgactgcggactgctgtggtgtgcctcagaatcctcaggaaccagaacttcttgaaacatcagtgattcaagagattccaaaatgccctgagactccacagactcatgcgacgccgaagacagagtcgatgctggcgcTTGTGACTCTTCACTTGACGGTGATGGCACTTGAAGTGTTGCCAGATCtgaaaactggcacattttttgttaagatgtctgcagcacttccctcctcactcgatgggggcactggtggaaggttggcggacatcctgcatgtgagcgtaataagggttgcacatactgtcaatgtgtaa